The following are from one region of the Sandaracinus amylolyticus genome:
- a CDS encoding MmcQ/YjbR family DNA-binding protein, whose product MHPTTEPPAHIKAHEETIRAKALAYPGTHEDRPWDHAAFKVKNKTFCFLFTDATGLSLSMKLPESNNVALMLPFAQPTGYGLGKSGWVSAKFGVDDDVPIPMLLDWLDESYRAVAPKTLVKTLASGAVATTPAKPTPTLPTPKKAVAKKAAAKKAPVKKAATKKAAAKKR is encoded by the coding sequence ATGCATCCGACGACCGAGCCGCCGGCGCACATCAAGGCGCACGAAGAGACGATTCGCGCGAAGGCCCTCGCCTATCCCGGGACCCACGAGGATCGGCCGTGGGATCACGCGGCCTTCAAGGTGAAGAACAAGACGTTCTGCTTCCTCTTCACCGACGCGACCGGGCTCTCGTTGAGCATGAAGCTGCCCGAGTCGAACAACGTCGCGCTGATGCTCCCCTTCGCGCAGCCGACCGGGTACGGGCTCGGGAAGAGCGGATGGGTGAGCGCGAAGTTCGGGGTCGACGACGACGTGCCGATTCCGATGCTCCTCGACTGGCTCGACGAGAGCTATCGCGCGGTCGCGCCCAAGACGCTGGTGAAGACGCTCGCGAGCGGAGCAGTCGCCACCACGCCCGCGAAGCCGACTCCGACGCTCCCGACGCCGAAGAAGGCAGTCGCGAAGAAAGCGGCCGCGAAGAAGGCTCCGGTGAAGAAGGCCGCGACCAAGAAGGCCGCTGCGAAGAAGCGCTGA